A part of Fundulus heteroclitus isolate FHET01 chromosome 23, MU-UCD_Fhet_4.1, whole genome shotgun sequence genomic DNA contains:
- the LOC118557338 gene encoding uncharacterized protein LOC118557338, translating into MEAAQLLRDRVSAALWQLEREHLVEVCRRLKCSGLDSGEPQGKTKRTLIRLAEDMFDEIEKNEEDDQVEQFYKETATYIQRLNKVMCQSEEESSFKKSVPQIDLEDTIPCTTSVQATDYPFKTRPEPKQTLQEVTLRREFKISGQIGESGQKDKLSYLSLVRQIENGIEKGHSEVEIVEAVIRAISPGTPLRDMLEIKRGLTLSKLLTILKGHYRVDSPTELYHQLINISQEPKETALNFVFRAIELKEKLLWKAANEETDELYSRTTIQRKFLRSIETGLLSDSIKYQLLPLLSNMSTTDEELIEKVNEASKLENERLEKRRRSTAVKIPKVQELQTACQTAMTPVQSHPKPKESPITVAVKTVKNKETKTDPQQIIEELRKEMKEMLVAVMETSPHTVAPKQRQKGCKKCREEGKGDNCMHCFKCGREGHYSRGCRAPRPLLGNEEGLLRWDQQ; encoded by the coding sequence atggaggcaGCACAGCTTCTGCGCGATCGAGTGAGTGCAGCCTTGTGGCAGTTGGAAAGAGAGCATCTCGTGGAGGTCTGCAGGCGACTGAAGTGTTCCGGCCTGGACAGCGGAGAGCCTCAAGGTAAAACTAAAAGGACACTCATCAGATTGGCAGAAGACATGTTTGATGAGATAGAGAAAAATGAAGAAGATGATCAAGTGGAACAGTTTTATAAAGAAACAGCCACCTATATCCAGAGACTGAATAAAGTAATGTGTCAGTCAGAAGAGGAATCCTCATTTAAAAAGTCTGTGCCACAGATAGACCTTGAGGACACTATTCCATGCACCACTTCAGTCCAGGCAACAGATTATCCATTCAAAACCCGACcagagccaaaacaaactcTGCAGGAGGTAACATTGAGGAGGGAGTTTAAAATCTCTGGGCAGATTGGAGAGAGTGGGCAGAAGGATAAGCTGTCCTACCTCAGTTTAGTACGCCAGATCGAAAATGGGATTGAAAAAGGACACTCAGAGGTTGAAATAGTTGAAGCAGTAATTAGGGCCATCAGTCCAGGAACGCCCCTAAGAGACATGTTGGAGATAAAACGTGGGTTGACCCTTAGCAAACTGCTCACCATACTAAAGGGACACTACAGGGTCGATAGCCCCACTGAACTTTACCATCAGCTCATCAATATCTCCCAAGAACCCAAAGAAACTGCCCTAAATTTTGTATTTCGTGCTATCGAGCTCAAAGAAAAACTTCTATGGAAAGCAGCAAATGAGGAGACAGATGAACTGTACAGCAGGACCACAATTCAGCGTAAGTTTCTCCGCTCCATTGAAACTGGGCTACTCAGTGACTCCATTAAGTATCAGTTGCTGCCTCTTCTGAGTAATATGAGCACAACAGATGAAGAACTGATTGAGAAAGTTAACGAAGCTTCAAAGCTGGAAAATGAAAGATTGGAGAAACGAAGAAGGTCCACTGCAGTCAAGATTCCCAAGGTACAAGAGCTCCAGACAGCGTGCCAGACAGCCATGACACCTGTTCAAAGCCACCCGAAACCCAAGGAATCCCCCATTACAGTGGCGgtgaaaacagttaaaaataaagagaCTAAAACAGACCCACAGCAGATCATAGAAGAACTTCGCAAAGAAATGAAAGAGATGTTGGTGGCCGTTATGGAAACCAGTCCCCACACCGTGGcaccaaaacaaagacaaaaaggcTGCAAGAAGTGCAGAGAAGAGGGAAAAGGAGACAACTGTATGCACTGTTTCAAATGTGGGCGGGAGGGCCACTACTCTCGTGGATGCCGAGCACCGAGACCGTTGTTGGGAAACGAGGAAGGGCTACTGAGGTGGGACCAGCAGTAG
- the LOC118557517 gene encoding titin-like, with the protein MILLWITLLFIHQGCTLVPVITVQLGEPATLTCNLPHEWSGIKSVHWYKQSAGDTLKVITMLRKNTDPKYGPGVSDSRLKTTYYEKISNLTILRTTKEDEGMYHCAVLDWTENTWRGTYLSILGDKERTMNYTVLQRRRAANTVSLGDTTTLECSILSDSKNNTCPGDLSVFWFRARSHKSHPEIILTDGIPHEDCMKKHDMKCVHSFFNVSNSEFGTYYCAVAACGEILFGNGTTLEVG; encoded by the exons ATGATTCTCTTGTGGATTACACTGCTCTTTATTCATCAAGGAT gCACATTGGTTCCAGTAATCACAGTTCAACTAGGTGAACCTGCAACCTTGACATGTAATTTGCCACATGAATGGTCGGGAATCAAGAGTGTCCACTGGTACAAGCAGAGTGCTGGAGATACTCTGAAAGTGATTACAATGCTGCGTAAAAACACAGACCCCAAGTATGGACCAGGGGTTTCAGACTCGAGACTGAAGACAACATATTATGAGAAAATCAGCAATTTGACAATTTTGAGGACAACTAAAGAAGATGAGGGAATGTATCACTGTGCAGTCCTTGACTGGACTGAAAATACCTGGAGAGGGACCTATTTGTCAATATTag GAGACAAAGAAAGAACAATGAACTATACAGTATTGCAGAGGAGAAGAGCAGCAAATACTGTTAGTCTGGGAGATACTACAACTCTGGAGTGTTCAATTCTGTCTGACTCCAAGAACAACACTTGTCCAGGAGACCTCAGTGTATTCTGGTTCAGAGCTAGATCACATAAATCTCACCCTGAAATCATTCTCACGGATGGAATCCCCCATGAGGACTGTATGAAGAAACACGACATGAAATGTGTTCATAGCTTCTTTAATGTCAGTAACTCCGAGTTTGGGACCTACTACTGTGCCGTGGCTGCATGTGGAGAGATATTATTTGGAAATGGGACTACTCTTGAAGTCG GATGA